Within the Sulfitobacter sp. JL08 genome, the region CAAGGCGTTGGCACAGAGCGCTTCCATCAGGATCGTCGGTTCAGACCGGCGATCCGCCCGCAGCGCGCATCAGGGCGCGCATTCTGCGTTCGACCAGCCAATCACCCTGCCGCACCTGAAGCGCGGGCCCGCGTTTTTGCGGAACGCTTACGTAATAGCTGTTTTCCAGCACATATCCGTCTACATCTCGCTGTCCCGAAAACTGAACCACCAGTTTGGGCAGATCATCCAGCGTTCCATCGTAATTCAGGATCAGCGCTGCAGTCGGTTCGGGCGGCAGAAACGACCGGCATTGCACCCGATCCGCACTTTCGCGCACGAAGGTGTCGCTGGGATCAGAACAGGTTGTCTCTAGCGCGGCAAACAGATCGTCGGGGCGCTCGCTGAATCGGGCTGCGGTGCGCCCGTCCGCCGGATCTGCCCCCCCATTTATGGGTGTGCATCCTGCAACAGCCAGCATGATGATCACAAAGATTCGGTGCATATCGTCATCCCGTCTGTTCCCTTGGGCCCAGATGAACATGAAACAGGCAGCGCGACAATGGGGCCCAAAATACATGATCCGGTTCCGCACAGCGGGTGCCCTTGGGTAAACAAAACTCTTAGGTTTGTGGCGTAAGTGACCCGCTTTATTTGGGTTTTGCCGGTCAGGGCAGGCGGGTCGGGTTGGCCACGTGTCCGGTAATGAATCACATGGGCCATTGCCGCACCTGACGGGACGGCAATGGTCAAGTCAAAAGATGTCAAAAAACTTTTAAAAATGCGTTGACGCTGAGGGGGTTCATACGTCAGGTTGTGCAGGCCAACGAAGCAGCCACAACATCTAGTGTTTCTATCTAGCGGGCGGCGCTGGCAGGGACGGACAGTAAACCACAACACATGGATCAATCGGTGATCCGGGGCAGCCTTTTTTCGTACAGGGCGGCCGGATGGATGTCTTTGCCTGCTTCTTTTTTGGCACAGGGTGTGCCGGCCGCAATGACGGTGATGCGACAGCATCTGGTGCAAAACGAAATGCTGGGAATGAGGCAGCGGTAACATGAAAATTGAACGGAAATTTACAAAGGCAGGTCAGGACGCATACGCGGCGCTGGATTTCATCAGCACTGTGTCCGAAATCCGCAACCCTGATGGAACAATCGTGTTCCGTCTGGACAACGTCGAAGTGCCGGCCAAATGGAGCCAAGTTGCCAGCGACGTGATCGCCCAGAAATATTTCCGCAAAGCCGGTGTTCCCTCGAAAATGAAACGCGTCAAGGAAAAGGGCATTCCCGAATTCCTGTGGCGTTGCGTCCCTGATGGCGACGATGTCGAAATGGGCGGAGAAACGTCCTCGAAACAGGTGTTCGACCGTCTGGCGGGCGCCTGGGCCTATTGGGGCTGGAAGGGCGGCTATTTCACCGACGAAGAAGATGCGCGCGCCTATTTCGATGAAATGCGCTACATGCTGGCCACCCAGCGCGCCGCGCCCAACAGCCCACAGTGGTTCAACACCGGCCTGCACTGGGCCTATGGCATCGACGGTCCGGCACAGGGCCACCACTATGTCGATTATGCCACCGGCGAACTGACCAAATCCACCAGCAGCTATGAACACCCCCAGCCGCATGCCTGTTTCATTCAGGGCGTGCAGGACGATCTGGTGAACGAAGGCGGCATCATGGACCTGTGGGTGCGGGAAGCACGCCTCTTCAAATACGGGTCGGGAACCGGATCGAACTTTTCGATGCTGCGCGGCGAGGGCGAGAAGCTGTCAGGCGGCGGAAAATCCTCGGGCTTGATGGGCTTTCTGAAAATCGGTGACCGTGCCGCAGGCGCGATCAAATCGGGCGGCACCACACGGCGCGCGGCCAAGATGGTGATCGTCGATGCCGACCACCCCGATATCGAGGATTTCATCAACTGGAAGGTCATCGAAGAGCAGAAAGTGGCCAGCATCGTTGCCGGATCAAAAATGCACGAACAAAAGCTGAATGCGCTGTTTGATGCGATCCGCACATGGGATGGCGCCGAAGCAGACGCCTACGACCCCAAGGTGAACGACGCGCTGAAAGCCGCGGTAAAGGATGCCAAAAAAGTCTGCATTCCGGAAACCTATATCAAACGGGTGCTGGATTACGCCAAACAGGGCCACACCAGCATCGAATTTCCGACCTATGACACCGATTGGGATTCCGAAGCCTATTCCAGCGTGTCCGGCCAGAACTCCAACAACTCGATCCGTGTCACCGATGCGTTTCTCAAGGCTGTCGAAACCGATGGCGACTGGGAATTGATCAACCGCAAGGACGGCACCGTTTCCAAAACCATCAAGGCGCGCGATCTGTGGGAACAGGTGGGCCATGCCGCATGGGCCTGCGCCGATCCGGGCATCCAGTACCACGACACCGTCAATGCATGGCACACATGCCCCGAAGATGGCGCGATCCGGGGATCGAACCCCTGTTCGGAATACATGTTCCTTGATGACACCGCCTGCAACCTTGCGTCGATGAACCTGCTGACCTTCTACAAGGACGGCGAATTTCAGGTCGAAGACTATATGCACGCCACACGGCTGTGGACCCTGACGCTTGAGATCAGCGTGATGATGGCCCAGTTTCCGTCCAAGGAAATTGCGCAATTGTCCTATGATTTCCGCACATTGGGTCTGGGTTATGCCAATATCGGCGGCCTGCTGATGAACATGGGCCACGGCTATGACAGCGACGAAGGCCGCGCAATGTGCGGCGCACTCAGCGCGATCATGACCGGCGTTGCCTATGCCACGTCCGCTGAAATTGCGGGCGAGCTTGGCCCGTTCAGCGGGTACAAGCGCAACAGCAAACACATGCTGCGCGTCATGCGCAACCACCGAAACGCGGCCTATGGCGCGACAGACGGGTACGAGAACCTTGCCGTTAAACCGGTGCCGCTGGATCACGCCAACTGCCCCGATTCCCGCCTGATCGATATCGCCATGTCCAGCTGGGACGAGGCGTTGAAACTGGGCGAACAGCACGGCTATCGCAACGCACAGACCTCGGTCGTGGCACCCACCGGCACCATCGGTCTGGTGATGGATTGCGACACCACCGGCATTGAACCCGATTTCGCGCTGGTGAAATTCAAGAAACTGGCCGGCGGCGGTTATTTCAAGATCATCAACCGCTCGGTTCCTGCAGCACTGGAAAACCTCGGATACGGCAGTGCCGAGATAGAAGAGATCGTAAGCTATGCGGTCGGCCACGGATCGATGGGCAACGCGCCGGGCATCAACCATTCGGCGCTGACAGCGCATGGCTTCGGCCCTTCCGAACTCGACAAGATCGACGGCGCACTGGAAAGCGCGT harbors:
- a CDS encoding vitamin B12-dependent ribonucleotide reductase — translated: MKIERKFTKAGQDAYAALDFISTVSEIRNPDGTIVFRLDNVEVPAKWSQVASDVIAQKYFRKAGVPSKMKRVKEKGIPEFLWRCVPDGDDVEMGGETSSKQVFDRLAGAWAYWGWKGGYFTDEEDARAYFDEMRYMLATQRAAPNSPQWFNTGLHWAYGIDGPAQGHHYVDYATGELTKSTSSYEHPQPHACFIQGVQDDLVNEGGIMDLWVREARLFKYGSGTGSNFSMLRGEGEKLSGGGKSSGLMGFLKIGDRAAGAIKSGGTTRRAAKMVIVDADHPDIEDFINWKVIEEQKVASIVAGSKMHEQKLNALFDAIRTWDGAEADAYDPKVNDALKAAVKDAKKVCIPETYIKRVLDYAKQGHTSIEFPTYDTDWDSEAYSSVSGQNSNNSIRVTDAFLKAVETDGDWELINRKDGTVSKTIKARDLWEQVGHAAWACADPGIQYHDTVNAWHTCPEDGAIRGSNPCSEYMFLDDTACNLASMNLLTFYKDGEFQVEDYMHATRLWTLTLEISVMMAQFPSKEIAQLSYDFRTLGLGYANIGGLLMNMGHGYDSDEGRAMCGALSAIMTGVAYATSAEIAGELGPFSGYKRNSKHMLRVMRNHRNAAYGATDGYENLAVKPVPLDHANCPDSRLIDIAMSSWDEALKLGEQHGYRNAQTSVVAPTGTIGLVMDCDTTGIEPDFALVKFKKLAGGGYFKIINRSVPAALENLGYGSAEIEEIVSYAVGHGSMGNAPGINHSALTAHGFGPSELDKIDGALESAFDIRFVFNQWTLGTEFCMEKLGIPAEKLNDPSFDLLRHLGYSRKDIEAANDHICGTMTLEGAPFLKPEHYHIFDCANPCGKKGKRYLSVNSHIHMMAAAQSFISGAISKTINMPNDATIEDCQSAYELSWSLGVKANALYRDGSKLSQPLAASLVEDDDEALETLESGNAHEKATVLAEKIVEKIIVKEIIKSHREKMPERRKGYTQKAVVGGHKVYLRTGEYEDGQLGEIFIDMHKEGAGFRAMMNNFAIAVSVGLQYGVPLEEFVDAFTFTKFEPAGMVQGNDSIKNATSILDYIFRELAVSYLDRTDLAHVKPSGASFDDLGRGEEEGVSNISEMSDTAASRSLEVLKQISSTGYLRKRLPQELVVLQGGQMDSRAFVEADAMNALQTLVPEVAVAAGGSSAASLSSTSITTASVTLDARTKAKMQGYEGEACGDCGNYTLVRNGTCMKCNTCGATSGCS